In Candidatus Zixiibacteriota bacterium, a single genomic region encodes these proteins:
- the mrdA gene encoding penicillin-binding protein 2: MQRHYIDKELRGHVAGVIGLLAILVIFCGLSYHQVIRHQTFLKQSENNRIRIRPIIPKRGVVYDRKLNMIADNRLSFTVSLIPCETVKGVTIPRLSNLLGVDTMEIKNKAAANAMGVYIPALVRRDQGIEVISALEENSEFYPGVTYSVESVRRYMEGISAETFIGYLGEVSPDEVDMESQYGYRPGRLIGKKGIEKAYDRQLRGLEGTDYIEISARGQIVGQYEGKAKIPAVPGSDVVLSIDMDLQRFIVTNFDSLNYSGAVAAIDPRNGEVIALASFPDLDPNLFSGIIPADIWQGIIADSNHPLLNRPLAGIYPPGSTAKLFTAGPALENGLMTDETLLRGCGGGMQFGNRYFKCWYPQGHGRLDVYHAVEQSCDVYFYQVGLLLGIDTWSEYAFKCGFGKKTGIDIAGELSGIIPSTAYYDRVFGKRGWTKILVVNLAIGQGEYTITPLQLVQYYCGLANFGKVYRPHLVKEIRHPDATIEEIEPTLSFRLPFSEKTITQLREALKLVVQGSRGTARSLRNKNYEISGKTGTAQNPHGRDHSWFVAFAPSADPKIAIVVLVENAGHGSEVAAPLAGKIMDHYLNPKPDSVFAKNGDSLRVLR, from the coding sequence ATGCAACGCCACTATATCGACAAGGAGTTGAGAGGGCATGTTGCCGGAGTGATCGGACTTCTGGCGATTCTGGTGATTTTCTGCGGCCTTTCTTATCACCAAGTCATAAGGCATCAGACTTTTCTGAAACAATCGGAAAATAATCGCATCCGTATCCGACCCATAATCCCCAAGCGGGGGGTGGTTTATGACCGCAAGCTTAATATGATCGCCGACAACCGGCTGTCCTTTACCGTTTCGCTGATACCCTGCGAGACTGTCAAGGGGGTAACTATTCCGCGTTTGAGCAATCTTCTCGGCGTCGATACCATGGAGATCAAGAATAAGGCGGCAGCCAACGCCATGGGTGTTTACATTCCGGCCCTCGTCCGTCGGGATCAGGGGATAGAAGTCATCTCGGCCCTGGAAGAAAACAGCGAATTTTATCCGGGGGTGACGTACAGTGTGGAATCGGTTCGCCGCTATATGGAGGGGATTTCTGCGGAGACTTTTATCGGCTATCTGGGTGAGGTGTCGCCCGATGAAGTCGATATGGAATCCCAGTACGGCTACCGCCCGGGGAGATTGATCGGTAAAAAGGGGATTGAAAAAGCTTATGATCGACAACTGCGTGGGCTGGAAGGCACCGATTACATTGAGATATCGGCACGGGGGCAGATTGTCGGCCAGTATGAAGGCAAGGCGAAAATTCCGGCCGTGCCCGGTTCGGATGTGGTCCTTTCCATCGACATGGATCTCCAGCGTTTTATTGTGACCAATTTCGACAGCCTCAATTATTCCGGCGCCGTGGCGGCAATTGACCCGCGCAACGGAGAGGTAATTGCGCTGGCCTCTTTTCCCGATCTCGACCCGAATCTCTTTTCGGGGATCATCCCGGCCGATATCTGGCAGGGGATTATAGCCGATTCGAATCACCCGCTTCTCAATCGCCCTCTGGCGGGAATCTATCCGCCCGGTTCGACGGCCAAACTATTTACCGCCGGCCCCGCCCTTGAGAATGGGCTTATGACCGACGAGACCCTGCTGCGCGGTTGCGGCGGCGGCATGCAATTCGGCAATCGCTATTTCAAATGCTGGTATCCCCAAGGTCATGGACGCCTTGATGTTTATCATGCGGTAGAACAATCGTGCGACGTTTATTTCTATCAGGTCGGCCTGCTTCTCGGAATCGATACCTGGAGCGAATATGCTTTCAAATGCGGGTTTGGCAAGAAGACCGGAATTGATATTGCCGGAGAGCTAAGCGGCATCATTCCCAGCACCGCTTATTATGACCGGGTTTTCGGAAAGCGCGGTTGGACGAAAATTCTGGTGGTCAATCTGGCCATCGGTCAGGGTGAATACACCATCACGCCTCTGCAGCTGGTTCAATACTACTGCGGCCTGGCCAATTTCGGAAAGGTGTACCGGCCCCATCTGGTCAAGGAGATTCGCCACCCCGATGCTACAATCGAAGAAATAGAGCCAACTCTTTCTTTCAGGTTGCCCTTTTCGGAAAAGACTATTACCCAACTCAGGGAAGCGCTAAAATTAGTGGTTCAGGGATCCCGTGGGACCGCCCGTTCTCTGAGAAATAAGAACTATGAGATATCGGGGAAGACGGGCACGGCGCAGAATCCTCACGGACGCGATCATTCCTGGTTTGTGGCTTTTGCTCCGTCGGCAGACCCCAAAATTGCGATTGTCGTCCTGGTCGAAAATGCCGGACACGGCTCCGAAGTGGCCGCTCCGCTGGCCGGCAAAATCATGGACCATTACCTGAATCCCAAGCCGGATTCGGTTTTTGCCAAAAACGGTGATAGTTTGAGGGTGCTGCGATGA
- the mreC gene encoding rod shape-determining protein MreC has protein sequence MTWSSTVFHRNRRLLNYGLAIILLLLVTISAEGVRLFAGNLSATLFYSPFFKLRSNIESLQNVAEENRLLKNQLAQASLMISNLTEARRENQRLRDFIGFEPPPSFRLIPAKIFSLMQHFYPIAAVINKGSEDGITVNLPVVNRYGLVGKIKEVMSHTATVQLLTDPGNAVSGRVAESRQIGVVKFSPEQGMMFDNLPGDAEIKKGDLIISSGLGGIYPVGLAVAVVDSVYPNVGDILKAVRLKPTVDFSEIDELYVLVR, from the coding sequence ATGACATGGTCTTCGACGGTTTTTCACAGAAATCGTCGTCTCCTCAATTACGGTCTGGCGATTATCCTGCTTCTGCTTGTAACTATCTCGGCTGAGGGGGTGCGCCTTTTTGCGGGCAATCTCTCGGCCACTCTTTTTTACTCTCCCTTTTTTAAATTGAGAAGCAATATTGAGAGCCTTCAGAATGTGGCTGAGGAAAACCGTCTCCTCAAAAACCAGCTGGCGCAGGCGTCGCTCATGATCAGCAACCTGACCGAGGCGAGACGCGAAAACCAGCGATTGCGCGACTTTATCGGTTTTGAGCCTCCCCCCAGTTTTCGTCTGATTCCGGCGAAAATATTCTCGCTGATGCAGCATTTCTATCCTATCGCCGCTGTCATTAATAAAGGGAGTGAGGATGGTATCACAGTCAATCTGCCGGTAGTCAATCGGTACGGACTGGTCGGCAAGATAAAGGAAGTCATGTCGCACACCGCGACGGTGCAACTGCTGACGGATCCGGGGAATGCGGTTTCCGGGCGGGTGGCCGAAAGCCGTCAAATCGGCGTGGTCAAATTCTCGCCGGAACAGGGGATGATGTTTGATAATCTCCCGGGCGACGCCGAGATAAAGAAAGGTGACCTGATTATATCCTCCGGTCTGGGGGGAATTTATCCGGTTGGGCTGGCCGTGGCCGTGGTTGATTCGGTCTATCCGAATGTGGGCGACATTCTCAAAGCCGTCCGACTTAAACCGACGGTCGATTTTTCCGAAATTGATGAACTGTATGTGCTTGTGAGATAG
- a CDS encoding PTS sugar transporter subunit IIA, translating into MKLSKFCSEDLINFNLKAPDKDGVLKELVEHAAKSNLVKDAGELLRDVRERENLVTTGVGYGVAFPHAKTKATKGIVIAFGRSERGIEFDAMDHKPAHLFFLIAAPEDAIGAHLNVMARLSYIMKSEENRAKMMKVTSPGELLQMIDSVE; encoded by the coding sequence ATGAAGTTGTCGAAATTTTGCTCGGAAGATTTGATCAATTTTAATCTCAAAGCCCCTGATAAAGATGGGGTGTTAAAAGAACTGGTGGAACATGCGGCCAAATCCAATCTGGTGAAGGATGCGGGCGAACTTCTGCGGGACGTTCGGGAGCGCGAGAACCTGGTGACCACCGGCGTTGGATATGGGGTGGCATTCCCGCATGCCAAAACCAAAGCCACCAAGGGGATCGTGATTGCTTTCGGCCGTTCCGAAAGAGGCATTGAATTTGACGCCATGGATCACAAACCGGCCCATCTATTTTTTCTCATTGCAGCCCCGGAGGATGCCATTGGAGCCCATCTTAATGTTATGGCGCGGCTGTCATATATTATGAAATCCGAAGAAAACCGGGCCAAGATGATGAAAGTAACTTCACCGGGTGAACTTCTTCAAATGATTGACTCGGTGGAATAA
- a CDS encoding Trm112 family protein, giving the protein MRLSEEALRIIACPKCKGTVVYIKEMEKLKCDSCRLMFRVEDEIPILLLDEAENY; this is encoded by the coding sequence ATGCGTTTGTCCGAAGAGGCGCTCAGGATTATAGCCTGTCCCAAATGCAAAGGGACGGTTGTCTATATAAAAGAAATGGAAAAACTCAAATGCGATTCCTGCCGCCTGATGTTCCGGGTGGAGGATGAAATCCCCATATTGCTCCTGGATGAAGCGGAAAATTATTAG
- a CDS encoding acetyl-CoA carboxylase carboxyltransferase subunit alpha: MQDKQILDFEKPIAELEKKISDMKDFASGNNLKLDGEINSLQEKMEKLRSEIYAKLTRWQKVQLARHPRRPYTLDYIELMTTDFIEIHGDRYFADDKAMVGGFARIDGKPVMIVGQQKGRDTKQKLFRNFGMANPEGYRKALRLFRLAEKFNKPIVILIDTPGAFPGIGAEERGQAEAIARNLREMSILKVPIVIVIIGEGASGGALGIGIGDKIYMLEYSWYSVISPEGCAAILWRDASKAPEAAEALKLASNDLLDLGIIDKIIPEPPGGAHNNFQAMAVILKDEILRALAELEALPMDVLLQKRLGKFRQMGVYREKEA, translated from the coding sequence ATGCAGGATAAGCAGATCCTCGATTTTGAGAAGCCGATAGCGGAGCTGGAAAAGAAGATATCCGACATGAAGGATTTCGCCTCGGGTAATAATCTCAAACTCGATGGTGAAATCAATTCGCTGCAGGAGAAAATGGAGAAACTCCGGAGCGAAATTTACGCCAAGCTGACCCGCTGGCAGAAAGTACAGCTGGCCCGGCACCCGCGTCGCCCTTACACTCTGGATTATATTGAACTGATGACGACCGATTTCATTGAGATACATGGCGATCGTTATTTCGCCGACGACAAGGCGATGGTCGGCGGATTCGCGCGCATCGATGGCAAACCGGTTATGATTGTCGGGCAGCAGAAGGGGCGCGACACCAAGCAGAAGCTTTTTCGTAATTTCGGCATGGCCAATCCGGAGGGATATCGCAAAGCCCTGAGGTTGTTCAGGCTGGCCGAGAAATTCAATAAACCGATTGTCATTCTAATAGATACTCCCGGTGCCTTTCCCGGCATCGGGGCCGAAGAGCGCGGGCAGGCCGAGGCGATTGCCCGGAATCTGAGAGAAATGTCGATTTTGAAAGTGCCTATTGTTATTGTCATTATCGGCGAGGGAGCATCGGGCGGGGCGCTGGGTATCGGGATCGGCGACAAGATTTATATGCTGGAGTACTCCTGGTACTCGGTGATTTCGCCGGAGGGGTGTGCGGCCATTCTCTGGAGAGACGCCTCCAAAGCGCCCGAGGCGGCCGAAGCGCTCAAATTGGCATCCAATGATCTTCTGGATCTGGGAATAATCGATAAAATTATCCCTGAACCGCCGGGCGGGGCGCATAACAATTTTCAGGCCATGGCGGTTATTCTGAAGGATGAAATCCTGCGGGCTCTGGCAGAACTCGAGGCTCTCCCCATGGATGTCCTGCTTCAAAAAAGGCTGGGGAAATTCCGTCAGATGGGAGTCTATCGGGAGAAGGAGGCATAA
- a CDS encoding MraY family glycosyltransferase, with product MNPATYFFVFLFSTLLSLILVRAAIIVCQRYSLYDYPGRHKRHKEPTPNLGGTAIFIVIWIVMAGLLLVEVTAFSDIKGSLVHIFIGSFIVLLTGIIDDLKALPAWPKLVVQALAGVILYLGGLSINLLSVPGIGTIQMGWLNIIITVIWVVSLSNAINLIDGLDGLAAGVSAIAAATMAIIGVLFQIDSVVLISLILLGALISFWFYNRHPARIFLGDCGSLLIGFFFAVISLVVPIKSFTAAALFLPLLVLGVPLTETLTSFLRRLAAGKNVMKADRRHIFHYLGHAGLSQKQIVALFYLSGVVFSAISLTMFFFERTLVLGFLLLFMVVIFILYLIFMSKIMKG from the coding sequence ATGAATCCGGCAACGTACTTTTTTGTTTTTCTTTTTTCAACGCTGCTTTCACTGATCCTGGTCAGGGCGGCGATAATAGTATGTCAGAGGTACTCTTTGTATGATTACCCCGGACGGCATAAGAGGCATAAAGAGCCGACTCCGAATCTTGGAGGGACGGCGATATTCATAGTCATCTGGATTGTCATGGCCGGGCTTCTTCTTGTGGAAGTGACCGCCTTTTCCGATATAAAAGGATCGCTGGTGCATATATTCATCGGATCATTCATTGTGCTGCTAACAGGGATTATTGATGATCTGAAAGCTCTGCCGGCCTGGCCCAAACTGGTCGTCCAGGCCCTGGCCGGTGTGATTCTTTATCTGGGTGGGCTTTCCATCAATCTTCTTTCCGTTCCCGGCATCGGCACGATACAGATGGGCTGGCTCAATATCATTATCACCGTGATATGGGTGGTGAGCTTATCCAACGCCATCAATCTTATCGACGGGTTAGACGGGTTGGCGGCAGGCGTCTCGGCAATCGCCGCGGCGACCATGGCCATAATCGGCGTTCTGTTTCAGATCGACTCCGTGGTTCTGATTTCATTGATTCTGCTCGGGGCCTTAATTTCATTCTGGTTCTATAACCGTCATCCGGCCCGGATTTTTCTGGGGGATTGCGGCTCGCTTCTTATCGGATTTTTCTTTGCGGTGATTTCTCTGGTGGTGCCGATCAAGTCTTTTACTGCGGCCGCCTTATTCCTGCCATTACTGGTTCTGGGTGTGCCCCTGACCGAAACCCTGACTTCATTTTTGCGGCGGTTGGCGGCGGGGAAGAATGTGATGAAAGCCGATCGTCGGCATATTTTTCATTACCTCGGGCATGCCGGTTTGTCACAAAAACAGATCGTGGCACTCTTCTACCTGTCGGGGGTCGTCTTCAGTGCTATCTCGTTGACCATGTTCTTCTTCGAACGGACACTGGTTCTGGGGTTTTTGCTCCTTTTTATGGTTGTAATTTTTATATTATATCTTATCTTTATGTCCAAGATTATGAAGGGATAG
- a CDS encoding glycosyltransferase family 2 protein: protein MPAVNSHILLSAIVVTCNSAENITASLTALVPEVESVGGEVIIYDNGSHDTTVNGIKGAFPKVRIIESARNLGFGAAVNEAAAAAQGKYLLFANPDMIIDRGSIKILLAALRNSPSAGAVVARMRHPDDHFQPTCRQLPTPRNIFFSRGSILTAGEETASMNRHYTLGDFDKISPVPAASATCMLLEREFFLHLGGFDRRFFLFMEDTDLCLRIGQSGRKVYFVPRAGAVHDWGKGAGISSWRRNCYQHISVWKYFLKQYPNGFSLLLLPLLLLVNFLLKSIGGFRRSRKAW, encoded by the coding sequence GTGCCAGCCGTTAATTCCCATATCCTTCTTTCGGCGATTGTAGTGACGTGCAACTCCGCCGAGAATATTACGGCTTCCCTCACCGCCCTGGTGCCGGAAGTTGAGAGCGTCGGGGGCGAGGTTATTATTTATGATAATGGATCTCATGACACGACGGTCAATGGCATCAAGGGGGCCTTTCCCAAAGTGAGGATAATTGAGTCCGCCCGCAATCTCGGTTTCGGAGCGGCGGTCAACGAAGCGGCGGCGGCGGCGCAGGGGAAATATCTTCTTTTTGCCAATCCGGATATGATAATTGACAGGGGCAGTATAAAAATCTTGCTGGCGGCGCTTCGGAATTCTCCTTCAGCCGGTGCGGTGGTGGCACGTATGCGGCATCCCGATGATCACTTTCAACCGACCTGCCGTCAATTGCCCACGCCGCGAAACATTTTTTTTTCGCGCGGTTCCATCCTGACCGCCGGAGAAGAGACGGCGAGCATGAACAGGCATTACACCCTGGGTGATTTTGATAAGATATCACCGGTTCCCGCCGCCTCGGCCACCTGTATGTTGTTGGAAAGGGAGTTTTTCCTTCACCTGGGGGGATTCGACAGACGATTTTTCCTTTTTATGGAAGATACCGATTTGTGCCTCCGTATCGGGCAGTCGGGCAGGAAAGTGTACTTTGTTCCGCGGGCCGGTGCGGTTCACGACTGGGGGAAGGGAGCCGGCATTTCTTCATGGCGACGCAACTGTTACCAGCATATATCGGTTTGGAAATATTTCCTGAAACAATATCCCAATGGCTTTTCCCTCTTGCTGCTCCCCCTGCTGTTGCTGGTTAATTTCCTACTAAAGTCAATCGGCGGTTTTCGGAGGTCACGGAAAGCATGGTGA
- a CDS encoding polyprenol monophosphomannose synthase translates to MNDNKRTLIIFPTFNEKENIEEITRAVLAKDGSINVLVVDDSSPDGTGEIADRMARENPRVNVLHRRKKEGLGRAYIAGFKWGIERKYDYIFEMDADFSHDPQYVPNFLKDIKEYDLVLGSRYISGVNVINWPMSRLLLSYFANFYTRIITGLPVRDGTGGFKCFRREVLENINLDAIKSNGYIFQIEVSMRVWKKGFRIHEIPIVFCDRQKGASKMSKKIVREAIWRVWYLRLMSILGRLK, encoded by the coding sequence ATGAATGACAACAAGCGGACACTCATAATATTTCCGACTTTTAACGAGAAGGAGAATATCGAGGAAATCACTCGGGCCGTGCTCGCGAAAGACGGGAGTATCAATGTTCTCGTGGTTGATGACAGCTCACCGGACGGCACCGGCGAAATCGCCGACCGTATGGCGCGCGAGAATCCCCGGGTGAATGTTCTTCACCGGCGGAAAAAGGAAGGTCTGGGGCGGGCCTATATTGCCGGGTTCAAATGGGGGATAGAGAGGAAATATGACTATATATTCGAGATGGATGCCGATTTCTCGCACGACCCGCAGTATGTGCCCAATTTTCTGAAGGACATCAAAGAGTACGACCTGGTTTTGGGTTCACGTTATATTTCCGGAGTCAATGTTATCAACTGGCCGATGAGCCGATTGCTTCTGTCTTATTTCGCCAATTTTTACACCCGGATTATAACGGGCCTGCCGGTAAGAGATGGGACCGGCGGATTTAAATGTTTCCGCCGCGAAGTCCTGGAAAACATCAACCTCGATGCCATCAAATCCAACGGGTATATTTTTCAGATTGAAGTGTCGATGAGGGTCTGGAAAAAGGGGTTCCGCATCCACGAGATACCGATTGTTTTCTGCGATCGTCAGAAGGGAGCCTCCAAGATGTCCAAGAAAATCGTCCGCGAGGCGATCTGGAGAGTGTGGTATCTACGGCTGATGTCGATTCTGGGCAGATTGAAATAA